A single Merismopedia glauca CCAP 1448/3 DNA region contains:
- the der gene encoding ribosome biogenesis GTPase Der, with product MTLPIVAIVGRPNVGKSMLVNRLAGEQDAIVYDEPGVTRDRTYRSAFWQDRDFSVVDTGGLVFDDDTEFLPLIREQVMLALSEACAAIFVVDGQAGLTGGDQTIAEWLREQSVPVILAVNKCESEQQGLMQASEFWELGLGEPFPMSAIHGSGTGELLDELITHIPTVDTLPETDEIKVAIVGRPNVGKSSLLNALVGETRAIVSPISGTTRDAIDTLVERNGKTFRLIDTAGIRKKKNVEFGPEFFGINRAFKAIRRADVVLFVIDVLDGVTEQDQKLAGRIAEEGRACVVVVNKWDAVEKDSYTIYDHQKILKDRLYFVDWAEMIFTSAINGQRVPKVFDLVETAAEQHQRRVSTAVINEVIEDAIKWHSPPTSRQGRQGKIYYGTQVRSQPPTIVLFVNDSQRFNENYRRYMESQFRQQLDFSGTPIRILWRSKKVREAENAGPNRATRV from the coding sequence ATGACTTTGCCCATTGTTGCTATTGTTGGACGCCCGAACGTGGGTAAATCAATGCTGGTTAATCGCTTGGCAGGCGAACAAGATGCTATTGTGTATGATGAGCCAGGAGTAACGCGCGATCGCACTTATCGCTCGGCTTTCTGGCAAGATCGAGATTTTTCGGTCGTCGATACTGGTGGTTTGGTATTTGATGACGATACAGAATTTTTACCCCTGATTCGCGAACAGGTGATGCTAGCATTATCTGAGGCGTGCGCTGCAATTTTCGTAGTCGATGGACAAGCGGGATTAACTGGCGGAGATCAAACCATCGCTGAATGGTTGCGCGAACAATCCGTACCCGTCATCTTAGCGGTTAATAAGTGTGAATCTGAGCAACAGGGTTTAATGCAAGCTTCGGAGTTTTGGGAATTGGGTTTGGGCGAACCTTTTCCCATGTCTGCCATCCACGGTAGCGGTACGGGAGAGTTACTAGATGAGTTGATTACTCATATCCCGACTGTAGATACCTTACCAGAAACTGATGAGATCAAAGTAGCGATCGTTGGACGACCAAATGTGGGTAAATCTAGCTTACTCAATGCTTTAGTCGGGGAAACGAGAGCCATAGTTAGCCCGATTTCTGGAACTACCCGCGATGCTATAGATACCTTAGTCGAAAGAAACGGTAAAACCTTCCGCCTGATCGATACAGCCGGGATTAGAAAGAAGAAAAACGTCGAATTCGGCCCCGAATTTTTTGGCATCAACCGCGCTTTTAAAGCTATTCGTCGCGCTGATGTCGTGTTATTCGTGATTGATGTGTTAGATGGAGTCACGGAACAAGATCAAAAGCTGGCTGGAAGAATCGCTGAAGAAGGACGCGCTTGCGTAGTTGTGGTTAATAAATGGGATGCGGTAGAAAAAGACTCTTATACCATCTACGATCACCAAAAAATCCTCAAAGATCGGCTTTATTTTGTAGATTGGGCGGAAATGATTTTTACTAGCGCCATCAATGGACAAAGAGTTCCCAAAGTTTTTGACTTAGTAGAAACCGCCGCCGAACAGCACCAACGCCGCGTTAGCACTGCTGTAATCAACGAAGTGATAGAAGATGCTATCAAATGGCATTCTCCCCCCACTAGCCGCCAAGGAAGGCAAGGTAAGATTTATTATGGCACTCAAGTTCGTTCTCAACCCCCAACTATAGTTTTATTCGTCAACGATTCTCAACGTTTTAACGAAAACTATCGTCGCTACATGGAAAGTCAATTCCGTCAGCAACTTGATTTTTCAGGAACTCCAATTAGAATCTTATGGCGCAGTAAGAAGGTAAGAGAGGCAGAAAATGCTGGTCCTAATCGGGCAACTCGCGTCTAA
- a CDS encoding secondary thiamine-phosphate synthase enzyme YjbQ — protein sequence MLQKIYFDSQEHTEIIDITSQVKSAVESTEIQEGICTIYVPHTSAAICIQENADYRVHIDLLNALERLVPQDFPYLHQTERKNAYAHIKSALIGASETVIIEQGKVLLGTYQSIYFFEFDGPRQQRQVWLKIQSC from the coding sequence ATGCTGCAAAAAATTTACTTCGATTCTCAAGAACACACAGAAATTATTGATATTACCTCTCAAGTTAAATCGGCTGTCGAATCTACAGAAATTCAAGAGGGGATTTGCACTATCTATGTACCCCACACCAGCGCCGCTATTTGTATTCAAGAAAATGCTGATTATCGAGTACATATAGATTTACTCAATGCTTTAGAAAGATTAGTCCCGCAAGACTTTCCTTACTTGCACCAAACTGAGCGCAAAAATGCATATGCTCATATAAAATCTGCTTTAATTGGTGCTTCTGAAACTGTTATTATTGAGCAAGGAAAAGTTTTATTAGGTACTTATCAATCAATTTATTTCTTTGAGTTTGATGGTCCCCGACAACAGCGTCAAGTGTGGTTAAAAATCCAGAGTTGTTAG
- a CDS encoding NAD-dependent succinate-semialdehyde dehydrogenase, whose amino-acid sequence MAIATVNPATGETLKTFTPIADTELEAKLTQAEQAYQNYKRIPFSQRAEWMHKVADIVENQSPQFGEMMTTEMGKPLKMAILEAQKCATVCRYYADNAEEFLQDQEIKLEKGQHYVKYQPLGVILGVMPWNFPFWQVFRFAVPALMAGNVCLLKHASNVPQSALAIEEIFLQAGFPVGAFQTLLLEASKIEKLMADPRVKAASLTGSEAAGASLAAAAGKNLKKTLLELGGSDPFIVLESANLDAAVQTAVIGRMLNNGQSCIAAKRFIVQEAIASEFTNRLLDKYRALKIGDPMSPDTDLGPLATPKILEELDRQVQASIQGGAKLLIGGKPLSDRPGNYYPPTILTEIPVGTPADQEEFFGPVALLFTVKDIDEAIAKANDTAFGLGASAWTTNLDEQKRLIEEIESGVVFINSFVQSNPSLPFGGIKRSGYGRELGLPGILEFVNIKTVSIS is encoded by the coding sequence ATGGCGATCGCAACAGTTAATCCAGCCACTGGGGAAACCCTCAAAACCTTTACCCCGATCGCAGATACAGAACTTGAAGCTAAGTTAACTCAAGCCGAACAAGCTTACCAAAACTATAAACGCATTCCCTTCTCTCAACGCGCTGAATGGATGCACAAAGTTGCAGATATCGTCGAGAATCAGTCTCCCCAATTTGGCGAGATGATGACGACAGAAATGGGTAAACCCCTGAAAATGGCGATTCTCGAAGCACAGAAATGCGCCACTGTTTGTCGCTACTACGCAGATAATGCCGAAGAATTTCTGCAAGACCAAGAAATTAAATTAGAAAAAGGTCAACATTACGTTAAATATCAGCCATTGGGAGTTATTTTAGGAGTAATGCCCTGGAATTTTCCGTTTTGGCAAGTATTTAGATTCGCTGTACCCGCTTTAATGGCAGGTAACGTCTGTTTACTCAAGCACGCTTCTAATGTTCCCCAGTCAGCTTTAGCGATTGAAGAGATATTTCTGCAAGCTGGTTTTCCTGTGGGTGCATTTCAAACCTTACTCCTGGAAGCCAGTAAAATTGAGAAGCTGATGGCAGATCCACGGGTAAAAGCTGCTTCTTTAACTGGAAGTGAAGCCGCAGGTGCGAGTTTAGCTGCTGCTGCGGGAAAAAACCTGAAAAAAACCCTTTTAGAACTAGGTGGTAGCGATCCGTTTATCGTGCTAGAAAGTGCCAATTTGGATGCCGCCGTGCAAACAGCAGTCATTGGTAGAATGCTCAATAACGGTCAATCTTGTATTGCTGCTAAAAGATTTATTGTACAAGAAGCGATCGCCTCTGAGTTCACCAATCGCCTCCTAGACAAATACCGCGCTCTCAAAATCGGCGATCCTATGTCACCTGATACAGATTTAGGTCCTTTAGCTACCCCTAAAATCTTAGAAGAGCTAGATCGTCAAGTTCAAGCTAGTATTCAAGGTGGGGCTAAACTCTTAATCGGGGGTAAACCTTTATCAGATCGCCCAGGAAATTACTATCCACCCACCATTTTAACGGAGATTCCTGTTGGCACTCCCGCCGACCAGGAAGAGTTTTTTGGACCAGTTGCTTTATTATTTACCGTGAAGGATATCGATGAAGCGATCGCCAAAGCCAACGATACCGCGTTTGGATTGGGTGCGAGTGCTTGGACGACTAATCTTGATGAACAGAAGCGCCTGATTGAAGAAATTGAATCAGGAGTTGTCTTTATCAATAGCTTTGTCCAATCTAATCCATCTTTGCCCTTTGGTGGCATCAAACGTTCTGGTTATGGTAGAGAATTAGGACTGCCTGGAATTCTTGAATTTGTCAATATTAAGACCGTTTCGATTAGTTAA
- a CDS encoding GlsB/YeaQ/YmgE family stress response membrane protein, whose product MWNLIAWAILGIIAGAIGKAIYPGTQGGGILATMVLGIVGAFIGGTLFSFLGGGGLNIAASAALSIPSIAVAVVGAMIAIFLWGLITRSSSV is encoded by the coding sequence ATGTGGAATTTAATCGCTTGGGCAATTTTAGGAATTATAGCTGGGGCTATTGGTAAAGCTATCTATCCTGGTACTCAAGGCGGGGGGATTCTAGCTACGATGGTTCTGGGTATTGTTGGTGCTTTTATCGGAGGAACTTTATTTAGCTTCTTGGGTGGAGGCGGGTTAAATATAGCAGCATCAGCAGCTTTGAGCATCCCAAGTATCGCTGTAGCTGTAGTTGGAGCCATGATCGCGATTTTTCTGTGGGGTTTAATTACCAGAAGCAGTTCTGTTTAA
- a CDS encoding cytochrome P450 produces MSTETSEPIDIFELEAPEGNTIAGHLLDLGRDPLGFLTHCAHNYGEIIPLRLGLTATCLLVNPDYIEQVLKDREAFIKSRGFRVLKTLLGEGLLTNEGESWFRQRRLAQPVFQQKRIAGYGKIMVDYTEQMISGWKSGSKLDIHADMMRLTLNIVMKCIFDQDVSEGEAKDVAHALDVTMNWFESKRKQNFLVWEWFPRPENIRYRNAIAKMDESIYKLIAQKRQNQGEGTDLLSMLMQAKDEDDGSSMSDKQLRDEVATLMLAGHETTANALSWTWMLLAQNPECDRKLIAEIHRVLNGRSPSVADLPQLRYTEQIIKESLRLYPPVSIFGREAVTDYTLDNYCIPAGCVVTISQWVMHRHPKYFDRPDDFIPERWDNDLEKRLPRGVYIPFGDGPRICIGKGFAMMEAVLLLATIAQKYSLSLVEDHPIIPQPSITLRPEQGIQVQLYKRLD; encoded by the coding sequence ATGTCAACAGAAACTAGTGAACCTATAGATATTTTTGAATTAGAGGCTCCAGAAGGAAATACCATTGCTGGTCATTTATTAGATTTAGGTCGCGATCCTTTAGGATTTTTGACTCACTGCGCTCATAATTATGGAGAAATCATCCCTTTACGCCTGGGATTGACTGCAACTTGCTTACTGGTGAATCCAGACTATATTGAGCAAGTCCTCAAAGATCGGGAAGCTTTTATTAAAAGTCGGGGATTTCGGGTGCTGAAAACCTTATTAGGAGAAGGTTTACTCACGAATGAAGGAGAATCTTGGTTTCGTCAACGTCGCTTAGCTCAACCTGTATTTCAGCAAAAACGGATTGCAGGTTACGGCAAAATCATGGTGGATTATACAGAACAGATGATCTCTGGCTGGAAATCTGGCTCAAAACTGGATATTCATGCCGATATGATGCGTCTGACTTTAAATATTGTCATGAAATGCATCTTTGACCAAGATGTATCTGAAGGTGAAGCCAAAGATGTCGCTCATGCTCTAGATGTGACGATGAACTGGTTTGAGAGCAAGCGCAAACAAAACTTTTTGGTGTGGGAGTGGTTTCCTAGACCAGAAAATATTCGTTACCGTAATGCGATCGCCAAAATGGATGAGAGTATCTACAAATTAATCGCCCAGAAGCGCCAAAATCAAGGTGAAGGGACAGATTTACTCTCTATGTTGATGCAAGCCAAAGATGAAGATGATGGTAGCTCAATGAGCGATAAGCAATTGCGGGATGAAGTAGCGACTTTGATGCTAGCAGGTCACGAAACAACGGCTAATGCTTTATCTTGGACGTGGATGCTATTGGCGCAAAATCCCGAATGCGATCGCAAGTTAATCGCAGAAATCCACCGTGTCCTTAACGGTCGTTCCCCAAGTGTGGCAGATTTGCCTCAATTACGCTACACCGAACAAATTATCAAAGAGTCTTTACGACTCTATCCCCCTGTATCTATTTTCGGTCGCGAGGCAGTAACGGACTATACTTTAGATAACTATTGCATTCCGGCGGGATGTGTGGTCACAATCAGTCAATGGGTAATGCATCGTCATCCCAAATACTTCGATCGCCCAGATGATTTTATCCCAGAAAGATGGGATAACGATCTAGAAAAGCGTCTCCCTCGTGGAGTTTACATCCCGTTTGGCGATGGTCCTCGCATCTGCATTGGTAAAGGTTTTGCGATGATGGAAGCAGTGTTACTGTTGGCTACTATTGCTCAAAAATATAGCTTAAGTTTGGTAGAAGACCATCCTATTATTCCTCAACCTTCGATTACTCTAAGACCAGAGCAAGGAATTCAAGTTCAACTATATAAAAGATTAGATTAA
- a CDS encoding prolyl oligopeptidase family serine peptidase, with product MNPNQKINYPTITPSDTVDNYHGTLVADPYRALEDADAETTKKWVEAENEITFKYLEQIPARKTIQNRLTQLWDYEKYSVPWKEGDRYFYFKNDGLQNQSVFYTLVSLDSEPEVLLDANQLSKDGTVALSGISISDNGKYLAYGLSTAGSDWQKWQIKDIETKQDLPDKLDWIKFSGAAWTPDSSGFYYSRYDEPATGSEFADTNYYQKLYYHKLGTCQSEDKLIYHRPDEKEWGFNASVTDDGRYLIISVWRGTESKNLVFYQDLFDSNGQVIELINEFEASYSFIDNQGSLFWLTTDLDAPKGKIVAIDIAGDRQFVDLIPEAEETLDGVNVLHHQFVTSYLKDAHSKVKIFYLTGQFIKEIELPGIGSVGGFKGKRHDTETFYSFTSFTTPNTIYSYNLVTSESTLFRQPKVDFKPEDYEIKQVFYPSKDGTQIPMFITHKRGLVLEGNNPTLLYGYGGFNVSLTPSFSVSLLVWMEMGGVYAVPNLRGGGEYGEEWHQAGIKSQKQNVFDDFISAAEWLIANGYTSTKKLAISGGSNGGLLVGACMTQRPDLFAAALPAVGVMDMLRFHKFTIGWAWTAEYGSPDNPDEFPVLYAYSPLHNLKSGTAYPATLITTAERDDRVVPAHSFKFAAALQAAHQGEVPVLIRIETKAGHGAGKPTTKMIEEAADKWAFLMFNLSK from the coding sequence ATGAACCCCAATCAAAAAATAAATTATCCTACTATTACCCCCAGCGATACAGTTGATAACTATCATGGAACTTTAGTAGCAGATCCATATCGAGCCTTGGAAGATGCAGATGCCGAAACTACTAAAAAATGGGTAGAGGCTGAAAACGAAATTACTTTCAAATATCTAGAACAAATTCCTGCTAGAAAAACTATTCAAAACAGATTAACTCAATTATGGGACTACGAAAAATATAGCGTTCCTTGGAAAGAAGGTGACAGATATTTCTACTTTAAAAACGATGGTTTACAAAACCAAAGTGTTTTTTATACTCTCGTTTCATTAGATAGCGAGCCAGAAGTTTTATTAGATGCAAATCAACTTTCTAAAGATGGGACTGTTGCTCTTTCTGGCATATCGATTAGCGACAATGGTAAGTACCTGGCTTATGGTTTATCTACAGCCGGATCTGACTGGCAAAAGTGGCAAATTAAAGATATTGAAACTAAACAAGATTTACCAGATAAATTAGATTGGATTAAGTTTTCTGGTGCTGCTTGGACTCCAGATAGTTCAGGTTTTTACTACAGTCGTTATGATGAACCTGCTACGGGAAGCGAGTTTGCCGATACTAACTACTACCAGAAGCTTTACTATCACAAATTAGGAACTTGCCAATCTGAAGATAAATTAATCTACCATCGCCCAGATGAAAAAGAATGGGGATTTAATGCAAGTGTTACCGATGATGGTCGTTATTTAATAATTAGTGTTTGGCGGGGAACCGAATCTAAAAATCTAGTTTTTTACCAAGATTTATTTGATTCAAACGGACAAGTAATCGAATTGATTAACGAGTTTGAAGCTAGTTATAGTTTCATTGATAATCAGGGAAGTTTATTCTGGTTAACAACAGATTTAGACGCACCTAAAGGAAAAATAGTAGCGATAGATATTGCGGGCGATCGCCAGTTTGTAGATCTTATCCCGGAAGCTGAAGAAACTCTAGATGGTGTCAACGTTCTACATCATCAATTCGTGACTAGCTACCTTAAAGATGCTCATAGTAAAGTCAAAATCTTTTATCTTACAGGGCAATTTATTAAAGAGATAGAATTACCTGGAATTGGTTCTGTGGGTGGCTTTAAAGGCAAGAGACATGATACAGAAACTTTTTACAGTTTTACTAGTTTTACAACTCCAAATACTATCTATAGCTATAACTTAGTTACTTCGGAAAGTACTTTATTTCGCCAACCAAAAGTAGATTTCAAACCTGAAGATTACGAAATTAAGCAGGTTTTTTATCCTAGTAAAGACGGAACCCAAATCCCAATGTTTATTACTCACAAACGGGGTTTAGTTTTAGAGGGGAATAACCCTACTTTACTTTATGGTTATGGCGGTTTCAATGTTTCTTTAACCCCCAGTTTTTCAGTCAGTTTGCTGGTTTGGATGGAAATGGGAGGAGTGTATGCAGTTCCTAACCTGAGAGGAGGGGGAGAATATGGAGAAGAATGGCATCAAGCGGGAATCAAATCTCAGAAACAAAACGTATTTGATGACTTTATTAGTGCAGCAGAATGGCTAATAGCTAACGGTTACACTTCTACCAAGAAATTAGCTATTTCTGGTGGTAGCAATGGCGGACTTTTGGTTGGTGCTTGCATGACTCAACGTCCCGATTTATTCGCAGCAGCTTTACCAGCAGTTGGGGTAATGGATATGTTGCGCTTTCACAAGTTTACAATCGGTTGGGCGTGGACGGCTGAATATGGCTCCCCAGATAATCCAGATGAATTTCCGGTTTTATACGCTTATTCACCCTTACACAATCTTAAATCGGGAACTGCATATCCAGCCACTTTAATTACTACCGCAGAAAGGGACGATCGCGTGGTCCCTGCTCATAGTTTCAAGTTTGCAGCAGCACTGCAAGCGGCTCATCAAGGAGAAGTACCCGTTCTGATTAGGATTGAAACCAAAGCGGGACACGGTGCGGGTAAGCCTACTACGAAGATGATTGAAGAAGCTGCGGATAAATGGGCTTTTTTGATGTTTAACTTGAGTAAATGA
- a CDS encoding fatty acid desaturase encodes MKRQNYLPVLWIQQGIKLGNSFHYRQKQNLIHNSLNLVVFLIIISFVGLLLWLGTMISPWFYLPLAAVGFGWSYFMLFILVVHEASHNMFIVVKNLQQAKAWNRFFGCMVCIPFGINYIKHWEIGHQIHHIHPVEPQDPQNCPETIYTGKKLFKYLAKVLLIPGYAILRIDYACSAEQEYGSNWWLTISSGFIWILSLSLETIYLNWQVAVAAFLGIQVLVVFNTLKITIEHGGEIGRRDNFCLRSCSSFFLLRRLLMPFNISLHFEHHLNYCVPWYDLMNYHLQLKTIVPVEFQADIFKFNGQVWQQINSRSCNE; translated from the coding sequence TTGAAAAGACAGAATTATTTGCCAGTGCTATGGATTCAGCAGGGAATTAAGCTAGGGAATAGTTTTCACTATCGTCAGAAACAAAACCTGATTCACAACAGTTTGAATCTAGTAGTATTCCTAATAATTATAAGCTTTGTGGGGCTACTTCTTTGGCTGGGGACGATGATTTCCCCCTGGTTTTATCTCCCCTTGGCTGCTGTTGGATTTGGATGGTCGTACTTTATGCTGTTTATTTTAGTGGTGCATGAAGCGTCCCATAATATGTTTATTGTGGTCAAAAATCTCCAGCAAGCTAAAGCTTGGAACCGTTTTTTTGGCTGCATGGTGTGTATTCCTTTTGGGATTAACTACATTAAACATTGGGAAATTGGGCATCAAATTCATCATATTCATCCCGTTGAGCCTCAAGATCCGCAAAATTGCCCCGAAACTATTTATACAGGCAAAAAGTTATTTAAATATCTAGCAAAAGTCCTCTTGATTCCTGGTTACGCCATTTTACGTATAGATTATGCCTGTTCCGCAGAGCAAGAGTATGGTAGTAATTGGTGGTTAACGATTAGTTCGGGGTTTATTTGGATATTGTCACTAAGTTTAGAGACAATTTATTTAAATTGGCAAGTTGCAGTAGCAGCTTTTTTAGGTATCCAAGTCCTAGTAGTATTTAATACCTTAAAAATAACTATCGAACATGGTGGTGAAATTGGTCGAAGAGATAATTTCTGTTTGCGCTCTTGTAGTTCCTTTTTCCTGTTAAGAAGATTATTAATGCCCTTTAATATTTCGCTGCATTTCGAGCATCATCTTAATTATTGCGTTCCTTGGTACGATTTGATGAATTATCATCTTCAACTGAAAACAATCGTACCTGTTGAATTTCAGGCAGATATTTTCAAATTTAACGGACAAGTATGGCAGCAAATTAATTCTAGGTCATGTAATGAGTAA
- a CDS encoding SDR family NAD(P)-dependent oxidoreductase, translating into MSKFSERVVLITGASAGIGAALAQEFASEGANLVLFARRIEKLKEIAHSIDPTGARVLYLTCDVTKDGELEKAVELARAKFGKIDIAIANAGWSVKGKLEELSLADYRRQWETNVFGVLRTVYATLEDLKQTQGRLVIISSVKSYIALAGDSPYSMSKFALKALCQSLSRELTPYGISVTHVCPAYVGTEIRRIDNQGNFQPDWSDPISPRLIKSTEQTAKEIVKAVYRRQTEQVLTVYGKFIVLAQRHLPWLLSWLISRWQIKVVAKSN; encoded by the coding sequence ATGAGTAAATTTAGCGAGCGAGTCGTCTTAATTACAGGAGCATCTGCGGGGATTGGTGCTGCTTTAGCGCAGGAATTTGCGTCGGAAGGAGCGAATTTAGTGTTATTCGCCAGACGAATCGAGAAATTAAAAGAGATCGCTCATAGTATCGATCCTACTGGTGCAAGGGTACTTTATCTTACCTGTGATGTCACTAAAGATGGAGAGCTAGAAAAAGCTGTAGAATTAGCTCGTGCTAAGTTTGGCAAGATTGACATTGCGATCGCCAATGCTGGTTGGTCTGTGAAAGGTAAGCTGGAAGAGCTAAGTTTAGCTGATTATCGCCGTCAATGGGAAACCAATGTATTTGGGGTACTCCGTACTGTTTACGCCACATTAGAGGATCTTAAGCAAACTCAAGGCAGATTGGTGATTATTAGTAGCGTTAAAAGTTATATTGCTTTGGCTGGAGATTCTCCCTACAGCATGAGTAAATTTGCCCTGAAAGCCTTGTGTCAGTCTTTATCTAGAGAATTAACCCCCTACGGAATTTCTGTCACTCACGTCTGTCCTGCTTACGTCGGGACTGAAATTCGACGGATAGATAATCAAGGGAATTTTCAGCCAGATTGGTCAGATCCAATTTCTCCTCGATTAATTAAAAGCACCGAACAAACCGCAAAGGAGATTGTTAAAGCAGTTTATCGACGACAAACAGAACAGGTACTGACTGTTTACGGCAAATTTATAGTTTTAGCTCAACGTCATTTACCCTGGCTGCTGTCGTGGTTAATTTCGAGGTGGCAAATTAAGGTAGTGGCTAAATCGAATTGA
- a CDS encoding phosphatidate cytidylyltransferase gives MAINPLLWRIMPIFASAVALSVFLSSIISILYRDRPEKVINTWLKLGILLGLILLLIGTGSLGKWGFLPIALFLAYWGWRELLGCIEVKYGEILHSTLIIFLGTFGILGGLEGNSLTAFLGIAIAAWLAVTLPMLIQRQPTSMHGVLGTSFGMIFITMPLALLLNLLTNNYSQFSFLILLVMTNDGFSQGFGLLGGKKPLIPSISPGKTWVGSGGGLLACLIVGYLLRFLVPEWQLWQAILVAGIISLMSLCGDLIASSLKREAGIKDFGNVLAVTGGILDKFDSLLFATPVFYIIAHYLK, from the coding sequence ATGGCGATCAATCCTCTATTATGGCGTATTATGCCAATTTTTGCCAGTGCAGTAGCATTGTCAGTTTTTTTATCATCGATTATTAGTATTCTATATCGCGATCGCCCTGAAAAGGTAATTAATACTTGGCTGAAGCTAGGAATATTATTAGGTTTAATTTTACTTTTAATCGGTACGGGGAGTTTAGGAAAGTGGGGATTTTTGCCGATTGCTTTATTTTTGGCTTACTGGGGATGGCGAGAATTATTAGGGTGTATTGAGGTTAAATACGGAGAGATTTTACATTCGACTCTCATCATTTTCCTTGGTACTTTTGGGATTTTAGGAGGACTGGAGGGTAATAGTTTAACTGCTTTTTTGGGAATTGCGATCGCTGCTTGGTTAGCGGTTACTTTACCAATGCTAATTCAGCGTCAACCCACATCTATGCACGGTGTTTTAGGGACTTCTTTTGGCATGATATTTATTACTATGCCCTTGGCTTTATTGCTAAATTTACTGACTAATAATTATAGTCAATTTAGTTTCCTGATTTTGTTAGTGATGACTAATGATGGTTTCTCTCAAGGCTTTGGTTTGCTAGGGGGAAAAAAGCCTTTAATTCCTAGTATTAGTCCTGGTAAAACTTGGGTGGGAAGTGGAGGCGGTTTGCTAGCTTGTTTGATCGTTGGTTATCTGTTACGATTTCTGGTTCCAGAATGGCAATTGTGGCAAGCTATCTTAGTCGCTGGAATAATTTCTTTGATGTCTTTGTGCGGCGACTTAATTGCTTCTTCTCTCAAGCGAGAAGCGGGAATCAAAGACTTTGGTAATGTTCTGGCTGTGACTGGTGGAATTCTCGATAAGTTTGATAGTTTGCTGTTTGCAACTCCTGTCTTTTATATTATCGCTCATTATCTTAAATAA
- a CDS encoding CDP-alcohol phosphatidyltransferase family protein, with protein sequence MFSPILKQLDLANSFTLTGLILSFFSVILAVNGKFNLAIICLIYAGIVDLLDGLVASKIERTPLQSGAGKQLDSVVDLCSFGFAPALFAYCFGLRDWLSITILILYLGANALRLVYFNNQGLETQGKQEYFTGLPVTYAALFIPIAFTAHFVLPLTQIKLVLDGVYLLLAIAMVADFKMPKLRGIWYVIFGVGAIALTVIYTWAIFIVATFASTAR encoded by the coding sequence ATGTTCAGTCCAATTTTAAAACAATTAGATTTAGCCAACTCATTTACTTTGACGGGATTAATTCTGAGTTTTTTCAGCGTAATCTTGGCAGTAAATGGCAAGTTTAATTTAGCAATTATTTGTTTAATTTATGCAGGAATTGTCGATTTACTGGACGGTTTGGTAGCTAGTAAAATCGAACGAACTCCTTTACAATCTGGGGCTGGCAAACAGTTAGATAGTGTAGTAGATCTCTGTTCTTTTGGCTTTGCACCTGCCCTGTTCGCTTACTGTTTTGGATTGAGAGATTGGCTATCAATTACTATCCTGATTCTTTATTTAGGAGCTAATGCTTTACGGTTGGTATATTTTAATAATCAGGGTTTAGAAACTCAAGGAAAACAAGAATACTTTACTGGATTGCCCGTTACTTACGCTGCTTTATTTATTCCTATTGCGTTTACGGCTCATTTTGTGTTACCGCTAACACAGATTAAGTTAGTTTTGGATGGAGTTTATTTATTACTAGCGATCGCTATGGTAGCAGATTTTAAAATGCCCAAACTGCGAGGTATTTGGTATGTTATTTTTGGTGTAGGTGCGATCGCTCTCACGGTAATTTATACCTGGGCAATTTTTATTGTAGCTACATTTGCCTCTACTGCCAGATGA